In Microbacterium sp. ABRD28, the genomic stretch TCACCCTGCGGTCGGGGAAGGCGCTGGATGACGCGGAGCGCGAGGTGATCGTGCGGTTCAAGCCGGTGCGCCACCTGCCCGACGGTCTCACCGGGAGCACGGAGCCCACCGTGCTCCGCTTCGCGCTGGGTCCCGACCGGATGACGCTCGAACTGAACGTCAGCGGAGACGGCAACGCCTTCGAACTCGAACGCGCCCCGCTCATCGCCGACCTCGGCGAGGGAACTCTCAAGGCCTATGCCGAGGTGCTGTCGGGAATCCTCGACGGCGATGCGATGCTCGCCGTCCGCGGTGACGCGGCCGAGCAGTGCTGGCGGATCGTGCAGCCCGTGCTCGACGCGTGGCGCAGCGGCGAGGTGCCGCTGGACGAGTACCCCGCCGGCACCGACGGTCCCGCGGCGTGGCCGCGGCCGTAGTCGACCCGGCTAGCTGACTCCCCCGTCCCACGCGCGCACCCGGTGCACCGTCGCCGACTTCGGATAGGCGCCCGAAGGCGGTCCGATCTCGAACAGATCGATGAGCAGGAACATCGGTGAGGCGGGGGCCTGCGGCATCCGTTTGATCACTTTCCCTTCGACCCCGATCACCGTCTCGCCGTCGCCCCAGATCGCCGTCCACGTGTGCGGGCGCGAGGCGTCGAACGGAAGCGTCACCTCGCTCATGTCGCTCGTGAGCCGCGGGTCGCTGTGCGCCTTGATGCCGGTGCGCGCAGTCGTGGAGTCACCGATCGCGGAGGCGTCGATCTCGAAGACGCAGATCTCGCCGGCGTCGGCGGCCGAGAGGTGCTCGGTGCCGACGAACCACGCGGCGAGCATGCAGTCCGGGTCGCGCGAGGCCGAGACGGTGATGTCGACCCGACCCGACGTCGGCGCCCAGAGCAGGCGTGACGGCGTCTCGGTACGCACCGTCAGACCGTCGTCGCGGTGGCGGTGCGTGCCGATCGTCGACCCGACGGGACCTGAGAACGAGCCGGTCTGGATGTTGGAGACGCGCAGCGGCGCGTCCTCGGGTCGCCAGTCGAGCTGATCGGCGTCGATGCGCAGCTGCAGCCCGGCGCGGCTGAGGGCGTAGCGCGCCTCCGACCGGTCGGGCGTCGTCCAGTGCGGGAGGTAGTGCGCCACCCACCGCTCGGGGTCGAGCCCGCGCGAGAAGTCGTCGTCGAAGAGCGGCGGGTGCGTCGGCGGGGCGGGCAGCGCGGTCGTCATCCGGGCAGATCGTCGTCTTGGAAGACGGCGAGCACGTTGCCGGCCGGGTCTCGGAACCAGGCGATGTCGGGCCCGTTGTCGGTGGCGTGGACGATGCCGCGGTGATCGGTGGGGAACTCGTCGTCGGAGTAGATCTTCGTGTTCACTCCGCGCGCGTTCAGGTCGTCGACGGCGGCGCCGAGGTCTCGCACCGGGAAGTTCAGGATCGTGTAACTTGCGGGCTCGTGATTCGGCTTGTCGTAGATCAGCACCCGGCCGCCCGAGGCGACGTCGAGCACGAGGAAGCCCATGTCGTTGTCGGAGACCGTCATGCCCAGCGTGTCGCCGTAGAAGCGGCGCGCCGCCTCGATGTCGTCGACGCTGAAGCCGGGGAAAGCGTGGTCGGTGGTGAACATGGATCCTCCCGAGTGGTGTCGGTGCCAGCCTGGCGCGTTCGGCGGGCGGCGTCCAGGGCTGACGGCGTCTGATTGTTGACAGGCGTTGAACAGTTGTTCAATGATGTGCTTCGTGACACCTCCCTCCCCGGCTTCCGACGTCACGCGCCAGCGCATCCTCGATGCCGCGGTGGCGTGCTTCGCCCGCGACGGGTTCGCCTGCTCCGTCCGCACGATCGCCGCCGAGGCGGGCGTGAGCGCGGCGCTGGTCATCCACCACTTCACCGACAAAGCCGGCCTTCGTCGCGCCTGCGACGCCGCCGCGCTCCACGCCGTGACCCACAAGGGCTCACCCGACGACGAGGCGAGCCGCCGGTCCGCGGCGGAACACCTGACGCCTCACGTCCGCTACATCGCACGCGCGTTGATCGAGGGCGGCGACGGCGCAGCCGCGGTGTTCGACGCGCTCGTCGCGTCGTCCGATCGCGTCCTCGACACCGAGGGGATGGTCGCCGACGCCACAGCGGCGGCGCGAGAGGACGCCCGCGTCGCGCTCACCGCCTATTCGCTCGCCCCCCTTCTCCTCGGCGGCCTCATTGCCCGCCGCTTCGAACGAGAAGAGGTCGACGCCGACGTGCTCCTGCGCCTCCACAGCGGTCTGGCGGCCATCGGCCCGCTCCTCGCCCGCGGGGTTCGACCGTGAAGCTCCTCCTGCTCACAGCGGGGTCGCGCGGAGACGTCGAGCCCTTCGCCGCACTGGCTCGCCGGGCTCGGGAGCGCGGCCACGAGGTCACGCTCGCGATCCCGGACAACTCCGGCGTCGACCTCGACGGGCTTCAGACGGCCTCGCTGGGAGCGGACTTCCAGGCGATGATCGCCGCTCAGGGAACATCCATCCGCCAGGCCATGCGGAACTTCTCCTCGGTCGTCCGCCCGACCATGCGGGCGGTGATCGTCGGGTCGGCGCAGATCGGGCTCGCCCACGGAGCCGACGCGGTCATCGCCCACCCGAAGGTGCTCTCGGCTCCCCTCATCGCGGCGCGCCTCGGGGCGAAGCTGTTCGCCGTCGAAACCGTGCCCACCACCGTTCCCACCCGCGACTTCCCGGCCGCGGGAACGGTGTCGTTCGACCTGGGTCCCCTCAACCGCCTCACCTACCGCGCGGGCGGGGCCGCGGCGTCGATGTTCCGGCGAGAGCTGCGCGAGGCGGCGCGGGTGCTCGGCGATCCTCGGCCGCGGGCGCCCCGGGCCACACTTCTTCCGATCAGCCCACTGATCCTCTCGCGCCCGGCCGACTGGCCTCCGACAGCTCATCTCACGGGCGCCTGGAGCGGCCGCTCCGACGGGCGATCGGATGCCGCGGTGGCGGCGTTCCTGGCCCGCGGACCCTCGGTGTCGGTCGGCTTCGGGTCGATGGCACAGGGCGATCCGCTCGCGCGGGGTGCGGCGTTCGTCGCGGCGGCGCGCGAGCGCGGACGGCAGACCCTGGTGCTCCGCGGCTGGGGAGGTGCCGACGTGCCGCCCGAACTGCGGGGCGACGACGTGCTGGTCATCGACGACGCTCCGCACGACCAGGTGTTCCCCTTCGTCGACGTGGCGGTGCATCACGGTGGTGCGGGGACCGCCCAGGCCGCCGTGCGCGCCGGCACACCGTCGGTGATCGTGCCGTTCCTGGCGGATCAACCCTTCTGGGCCCGGACGCTGCAGGCTCGCGGCCTCGCTGCCGCCCCGCTCTCCCGGCGCCGGGTGACAGCGCGGCACGCGGGTGACGCCATCGACGAGGCCCTCCGGTGCCGGCCGCGCGCGGCCGAGCTCGGCCCCCTCGTCGCGGCGGAGGACGGCACCGGCCGCGCTTTCGAGCTGATCGAGGAGGCGTAGGCCGGGAACGCCGAGCGCGCTCGTCCCGAACTCCTGCAGAATCGGCAGATCCGCCGGCCTCGGGGCGTTATGCGCGGTTCTGGGCGCGGATTGCAGGAGTTGGGGTCACGTGTGCGCGGCGGGCGGGTTCTTGTCGGGGTGCAGGACCGTGAAGAGCGAGTACGTCTCGCCGTCGGGGTCGGGTCCGCGCTCCTTGAACTCGTTCACCAGCGCGTAGAGCCGCTCCTGCAGCTCTTCCCTGTGGGCGTCGTTGAGCTTCAGCCCCAGCCACGTCGTGTCGAGGTCATCGTCGGCGACCCCCTCGATCTGCTGCAGAAACGTCTCGACCAGCACGTGCGAGCCCCCCGGCATCGAGGTCCGCCACGACAGGCCGGTCGCCCGGTAGGGCACCTCTCGCGCGCCCTGCGCACCGGCGCGCTCGGGCTCGGGGGCGAGATAGCCGGTGTTCACCAGGGTCCGCACGTGGTGGAGCATCGTCCCGGGGTTCACCCCGAGCAGCTCTGCGAGCTCCTTGTTCGTGCGCGCCTCGAACGCGCACAGGCGCAGCACCCGGAGACGCAGAGGCGAGCTGAGCGCGCGCATCCGCGCCTCGGTCTCAGGATCGCCGGGGCGCAGCTCCACCCGTCCGCCGCTCACCCCCTCACTCAACCACACCGATTGACTTTCCTCAATCAGCGGGTCACACTGATCGACATGTCTCAATCAGTCGCGGTCGACACCGCAGCGAAAGGATCGCTCTGGCGTGACCGCAACTTCCTCACGATGTGGACCGGGCAGGCGTTCAGCCAGTTCGGCTCGCAGATCACCGAACTCGCGATTCCGGTGCTCGCCGTCATCCTCCTGCAGGCGACCGAGTGGGAGGTCGGCGTCCTGAACGCCGCCAACGTCGCCGCGTTCCTCATCGTCGGCCTGCCCGCCGGCGCCTGGATCGATCGGATGCGAAAGCGCCACGTCATGATCTGGGCCGACCTGGTCAGGGCGCTCGCGCTCGGCTCGCTGCCGCTGCTGTGGTTCGCCGGGATCCTCGAGATCTGGCACCTCATCGCCGTCGCGCTCGTGATGGGTGTCGCCACCGTCTTCTTCGATGTGTCGTACCAGAGCCTCATCCCCTCGCTCGTACGGCCGGGCCAGATCGCCGAGGCCAACGGCAAGCTCGAGGCGACCCACCAGGTCGCGGGGCTCGCGGGGCCGGCGGTGGGCGGCTGGCTCGTGGGCGTCCTCGCCGCCCCCGTCGCGATCCTCGCCACGGTGGCCACCTACCTCGCCTCCTTCGTCGCCCTGCTGTTCACCCGCGACCACGAACCGCCCCACGAGCGCGAGAGCCGCCGTCCGTTGCACCGCGAGATCGGCGAGGGACTCGGCTGGGTGTTCGGCAATCCGCTGCTCCGCCGCATCGTCTGCACGACCGGCACCGCGAACTTCTTCGGCACGATCGCCACGACGCTGCTGCCGATCTTCGTGCTGCGCGAGCTCGGTCTCTCCCCCGAGATGCTCGGCATCGTGTTCTCGCTCTCGGCCGTCGGGGGCCTCCTCGGCGCCATCGCGACGCCGCACATCGTGAAGCTCATCGGCGAGGCGCGCGCCATCCCGATCAGCGCCATCATCTTCTGCCTGGTGCCGTTCTTCCTCCCCGCGATCTCGCTCGTCCCCGAGCTCGCCTTCCCCCTGCTGGTCATCCAGTTCTTCGCGCTGAGCTTCTCGGTGCTGCTCTACAACATCACGCAGGTCACATTCCGGCAGCGCATCACCCCCGCGCGCCTGCTCGGGCGGATGAATGCCTCGATCCGCTTCGTCGTCTGGGGCGTGATGCCGATCGCCGCACTCGTCGCCGGCGCCCTCGGCACCTGGATCGGCACAGTGCCGACCCTGTGGATCGCCGCAGCCGGCGAACTGCTGTCGTGCCTGTTCGTGGTGATCGGCCCCTTCTGGGGGATGCGAGAGCTGCCCGACGCGCACGCAGACGCCTAGGAGCCGTTCCCACGGGACGCAAGCCCCGGCCCGACCCGGTGCCGGGCGTGGTTGAGTGTGAGCATGGTCGCACGCATCCTCTCCATCGGCACGGCGGTTCCCGCCACCGCGCTCGCCCAGAGCGATGTGCGCGACTTCTTCGTCCGGCAGCCCGGCGTCGACCGGCTCACCGGCCGGCTGATCGGCGCCGCCTTCGACGCCGCGGCGATCGATCGCCGGCACACCGTCCTGCACGAGTTCGGGTCGGTCGGAGAAGCGGCCGCGCCGGCCGCCCCCGGCGGCGGGTTCATCAGCGCCGCAGGAGCCCTCAACCGGCCGTCGACGGGCGACCGCAACGCCGCCTACACGGCGCTCGCACCCGAACTCTCCGCGCGGGCCGCACGCGCCGCGCTCGAGGACGGCGGGGTCGCGGCATCCGATGTCTCCCATGTCGTGACCGTCTCCTGCACGGGCTTCTTCGCGCCGGGCCCGGACTACCGGCTCGTCCGCGATCTGGGGCTGAGCACAACCGTCGAGCGGTATCACCTCGGGTTCATCGGTTGTGCGGCGGCGCTTCCCGGGCTTCGTGCGGCCGCGCGGATCTGCGCGGCCCAGCCGGAGGCCGTCGTGCTGGTCGTGTGCACCGAGCTCTGCTCGCTGCACATCCGCGCCTCGGACGACCCGCAGCAGATCGTGGCCGCGTCGGTGTTCGCCGATGGATCGGCCGCAGCGATCGTCACTGCCCGCGCTGATCTGGCGGCCGGGGCACCCGGCGCGACGCTCGAGCTCGACCGCTTCGCCACGACGCTGACCAGTGAGGGCGAGTCCGACATGGTCTGGACGATCGGCGACGAGGGCTTCCTCATGACCCTCTCGGCCGAAGTCCCCCGCATCATCGGACGCGAGATCCGGAACGCCGTCGGGGGATTCCTCGGCGGCGAACAGCCGACGACGTGGGCCGTGCACCCCGGCGGTCGAAGCGTGCTCGACCGGGTCGAGCAGGGTCTCGAGCTCTCGGATACCGCTCTCGACGAGTCGCGCGCGGTGCTGCGCGACTACGGCAACATGTCGAGCGCGACGATCCTGTTCATCCTTCAGCGATTGCTGCAGAGCGATCTGGGCGAGGGTGACCGCGTGGCGGCGCTCGCCTTCGGCCCGGGATTGACCGTGGAATCGGCTCTGCTCACCGCGCGCACCGGCGGGCACGCGTGACCCTCGCGGTGCGCGACACGCAGTTGCGGGAGCTCATGGACGACCCCGCGTGCGATCTCTCGCGCCTGAATGCGACCCTCCGCCGCTTCGCGGTGGTCAACCGCCTGGTATCGGGATGGGGCGCCGTGTACCGGTCACGGGTCGCGCCGTATCTGCGCGGGCTCGGACGCCCGGCCCGGGTGCTCGATCTCGGATGCGGCGGGGGCGACGTCATCGCCCGGCTCGCCGCGCTCGCGCGCCGTGACGGGCTGGCGGCCGAGTGGCTCGGCGTCGACCCCGATGAGCGGGCGGTGTCGGTCGCGACGCGGTATGCCGGTTCGGGCATACGGTTCGAGGCCACCGACTCGGGCACGCTGCGATCACGCGGCGACCGGTTCGACCTCGTGCTCTCCAACCACGTGCTGCACCACCTCGACCCGGCCGCGTTCGCGGCGTTCCGCGATGATTCGCTCGCACTGGTTCAGGGACCTTCCGGCGGCGTCGTGCTGCACGGCGACATCGCCCGCGGGCACCTGGCGTACGGGCTGTATGCCGTGGGGATCACGCCGCTCGCCCCGGGCTCGTTCCTGCGGACGGACGGGCTCCGCAGCATCCGTCGCTCGTATACCGCCCCCGAGCTCGCAGCCGCCCTCGGGCCGGGGTGGCGGGTCGAACAGCCGGCACCGTTCCGGGTGCTGGCCGTGGCGGAGGCCCGCCATGCCTGACGTCGTCGTCGTGGGCGCCGGACCCGTCGGTCTGCTGGCAGCCGCCGAGCTGCGACGCCTCGGCTGCGACGTCACGGTGATCGAGCGTCGGCCGGTCGCGGGGCCCGGATCACGGGCGATCGGGCTTCATTCGCCGTCGCTTGCCGCCCTCGAACCGGGGGGATACACCGAGCGCCTGCTCGCCGAGGCGCTGCGCGTGGATCGGGGGGAGGCGCGCGCGGACGGCGAGGTGCTGGGGGTGGTGCGCTTCGATCGGCTGTCGCGCCGCTTCCCCTTCGTCGCGACCCTGCCCCAGGCCGCGACCGAACGGGTTCTGACGGATGCCGCGCCGGACGTGGACCGGGGGGTCACCGTGCGAGGTGTCGTGGCCGAGCGCGCGGCGGTCCGGATCGATGTCGAGCGGGCAGAGGGGCCCGGCGAGATGCGCGCGGCGGTGGTGGTCGTGGCCTCGGGGGCGGGGGCGCGCGATCTCGTCTACCGCCCCGGCGCCGTCGCCGTGCGCGAATACGCCGACCGGTATCTCATGTCCGACGCACCGGCCGGCGGCCGGCCGGTCGCCGAGGTGCACCTCGACCGCGGGGGCGTTCTGGAGTCGTTCCCGATGCCGGGTGGACTGCGCCGGTTCGTCGCGTGGGATCCGTCGCCTGACGAAGACGCCCCCGCCGCGCGGACCGCTCGGCTGCGGGCGGCCGTCGCCGACCGCGTCGGGGCGGATGAGGCAGCCTCGATCACGGGGGCGACGTCGTTCCGGGTGCGCCGGGCCGTCGCGCCGCGGCTGCGACGCGGGAGGGTCGTGGTGATCGGCGACGCGGCCCACGAGGTCAGCCCGATCGGCGGGCAGGGGATGAACCTCGGGCTGCTGGATGCCGCCACGCTCGCACCGCTCGTTGCGGCGTGGGCGCGGCGCGGCGACGCGCCCGATGCCGAGCTCGCGCGATGGGAGCGGCGCCGGGTCGCCTCCGCGCGGCGCGCGGCCATGCTGGCGTCGCTCAACACCGGGCTCGGGCGACCGCTCGGCGCAGCCGGGGATCGGGCGCGCCGAGCGGCGCTGCGCGTGCTCCTCGCGGGGCCGGGTGGTCGCGCGTTCGCCCACGCCTACGCGATGGGCCTCGACCTCGACGCGTGAGGGCGCCCGCCCCAGCGCGAGGGTGCACTCCCCACCCGCGAGGGTGCACTCCCTACCCGCGAGGGTGCACGCGCTGGCCGGCCTCGCCGTCGACGCGTAGCGTGGTTTCGTGAGCTTCTCCGATGTCGTGAACCACCTCGACGCGACGCAGGTCGTCGCGATCATCACCCGCCGCCAGGACGGGTCGCCCACCGCCACCCCGATCTGGGCCGTCGTGATCGACGGCGTTCCCTATGTGCGCTCCGCCTACGGCGAGAAGGCGTGGTGGTATCGCCACGTGACGGCCGGTCGCGAGGTCGCGTTCGCAATGCGCGACGGCGCGGTGGCCGAACGCGACAAGGAAGCCGCCCTCGAGCTTCCGCGTGAGCGCGTCGCGCTCGAGCCCGTGCCTGTCGACGACCCGATCAACGACCGCATCGACGAGGCTCTCTGGGCGAAGTACGCCGACGCGCCCTCATCGGTCGAGGAGACGATCACTCCGCGCGCCCGCGCCTGCACCTTCCGCGTCGTCGCCCCCTGACCCTCAGGTCCGGCGCTCGTGCCGCCGGGGCTTGAGCCTCGGCGGAGCGTCGGTCGCCGGCATCCATTCACACGTGAAGCTCCCGCGATAGCCGAAGAGGAAGCCGAACCGAGCGTTTCGCACCTCGAGATCGACGTGGAAGCGCTCGTCCGACTCGTCGAACCACTCCCTCAGGACCGCCCGGCCGCTGAAGAGCATCGGGAACGAGAACGCGACCGGGCCCTCGTAGAACCGCTGCGCGTCCGACCGCAGCTCGAGCCCGCCGCGGTCGTCGACGGCGAGGTCTAGGTCGACCGCGAGGTGCTGGTGAGTGCCGAGGTAGTCCACGATGCGGTTGGCGTCTCGGATCATCGTGGCGTCGAACCGCCGTCGCGTGCCGCGCACGGCGTATTCGCGCACGAAGGTGACCGTCTCACGCCCGAACGGATCCCGGTAGGGATAGTTCTCGATGACGAACGGCACGTTCTCGCCGACATCGGGGACGAGGATGTTGCGGAGCCGGCCGATGTGGAGGAACGGCACGGTCCACCACGGTCCTCGCCGGATGGATGACATCACCCCGCGCCCGACGCACGCCTCGGCCGACGCGAGCCCCACCCCGAAGCGCCGCTGCATCATGGGATGCAATCGGGTGAAGTCGCTCCCAAGCACCTCGGCGAACATCGACATCACGCGCCATCCTTCGGGTCGGGAAGAGCCTCGAGGGTCGCCGGCGCCGTGGCGACGCCCGATCCACGACGGGCACGGGTCGGCGTCCTCGCGCACCTCGCCGCGCGCGGGCGGTCACGCCGCCACCACCACACGACGCTCACCAGGGGCCACCGCTCGGGCGGGACCCCGGTCTCGATCCAGATCCGGAGCCGGTCGAAGCTCCACGCCGTCGCCCAGCCGAGGAGCGGGCGGACGATCAGGTCGAGCGGCCCCCACCCGGGCGTGTAGTCGTATCCGGTCAGGAAGACGGTGCGATCCCCGTCGGGCACGTACCGCCAGAAGCCGTGACCGGAACGGATCGGCGAGAGTCGGTCTCGCGTGTGGAATCGCAGGGCCGACGTCCGGGTGCCGTCGGCACGTTGGCGTTCCCCGACGCTGACGCCGGTGCCGCGCACCGTGTGCAACGGCGTGCGCCGCTCGTATCGGAAACGGGTCGGCGTCGTGGCATCCGATTCCGGACGCGGATCCGGATCGATGCGCGAGAAGCGGATGTCCCAGCGAGCGTGTGAGACGGGGTCCTGGGTCAAGCGCCATACCGTCTCGACGTCCGCGGCGATCGCCGTCTCGACGTAGATCCGGTCCATTCCGACAGGGTAGGGCGCGGCATCCGCTCCCCGGCGACCGCCGGCCGGGCGTGTCATCCTCTCAAGGCGCCGCCCGACAGGATGAGCTGGACCGCCAGGAGAAGCGCCGACAGCATCACCAGCCGGAAGAGCGTCCGCCCCGGCGCGCGGTTCACCGTCAGCACGACGGTCGCAACCGCCAGCGCGACGACGGCTGCGAACAGCACCCACGACACCACAGCGATTCGTGCCGCGTCGCCGGCGACCGGTCCGAGCAGCACGGCCAGCGCCCCCGCGACGACGCCGAGCGCTGCGAGCACCGTCGATGCGCGCGCCCCGATCCGGTGGGGAAGCCCCCGCACCCCGGTCTTGCGGTCGGCATCGAGGTCGGGCAGCACGTTCGTCAGGTGCACCGAGGCACCGAGTGTCGCACCGGCGAGCGTCGCCCACGCGGGTGCGAGCGCCGGCGGCGAGGCTGCGA encodes the following:
- a CDS encoding VOC family protein, whose amino-acid sequence is MFTTDHAFPGFSVDDIEAARRFYGDTLGMTVSDNDMGFLVLDVASGGRVLIYDKPNHEPASYTILNFPVRDLGAAVDDLNARGVNTKIYSDDEFPTDHRGIVHATDNGPDIAWFRDPAGNVLAVFQDDDLPG
- a CDS encoding TetR/AcrR family transcriptional regulator; translation: MTPPSPASDVTRQRILDAAVACFARDGFACSVRTIAAEAGVSAALVIHHFTDKAGLRRACDAAALHAVTHKGSPDDEASRRSAAEHLTPHVRYIARALIEGGDGAAAVFDALVASSDRVLDTEGMVADATAAAREDARVALTAYSLAPLLLGGLIARRFEREEVDADVLLRLHSGLAAIGPLLARGVRP
- a CDS encoding glycosyltransferase yields the protein MKLLLLTAGSRGDVEPFAALARRARERGHEVTLAIPDNSGVDLDGLQTASLGADFQAMIAAQGTSIRQAMRNFSSVVRPTMRAVIVGSAQIGLAHGADAVIAHPKVLSAPLIAARLGAKLFAVETVPTTVPTRDFPAAGTVSFDLGPLNRLTYRAGGAAASMFRRELREAARVLGDPRPRAPRATLLPISPLILSRPADWPPTAHLTGAWSGRSDGRSDAAVAAFLARGPSVSVGFGSMAQGDPLARGAAFVAAARERGRQTLVLRGWGGADVPPELRGDDVLVIDDAPHDQVFPFVDVAVHHGGAGTAQAAVRAGTPSVIVPFLADQPFWARTLQARGLAAAPLSRRRVTARHAGDAIDEALRCRPRAAELGPLVAAEDGTGRAFELIEEA
- a CDS encoding winged helix-turn-helix domain-containing protein; the encoded protein is MSGGRVELRPGDPETEARMRALSSPLRLRVLRLCAFEARTNKELAELLGVNPGTMLHHVRTLVNTGYLAPEPERAGAQGAREVPYRATGLSWRTSMPGGSHVLVETFLQQIEGVADDDLDTTWLGLKLNDAHREELQERLYALVNEFKERGPDPDGETYSLFTVLHPDKNPPAAHT
- a CDS encoding MFS transporter, with amino-acid sequence MSQSVAVDTAAKGSLWRDRNFLTMWTGQAFSQFGSQITELAIPVLAVILLQATEWEVGVLNAANVAAFLIVGLPAGAWIDRMRKRHVMIWADLVRALALGSLPLLWFAGILEIWHLIAVALVMGVATVFFDVSYQSLIPSLVRPGQIAEANGKLEATHQVAGLAGPAVGGWLVGVLAAPVAILATVATYLASFVALLFTRDHEPPHERESRRPLHREIGEGLGWVFGNPLLRRIVCTTGTANFFGTIATTLLPIFVLRELGLSPEMLGIVFSLSAVGGLLGAIATPHIVKLIGEARAIPISAIIFCLVPFFLPAISLVPELAFPLLVIQFFALSFSVLLYNITQVTFRQRITPARLLGRMNASIRFVVWGVMPIAALVAGALGTWIGTVPTLWIAAAGELLSCLFVVIGPFWGMRELPDAHADA
- a CDS encoding type III polyketide synthase; its protein translation is MVARILSIGTAVPATALAQSDVRDFFVRQPGVDRLTGRLIGAAFDAAAIDRRHTVLHEFGSVGEAAAPAAPGGGFISAAGALNRPSTGDRNAAYTALAPELSARAARAALEDGGVAASDVSHVVTVSCTGFFAPGPDYRLVRDLGLSTTVERYHLGFIGCAAALPGLRAAARICAAQPEAVVLVVCTELCSLHIRASDDPQQIVAASVFADGSAAAIVTARADLAAGAPGATLELDRFATTLTSEGESDMVWTIGDEGFLMTLSAEVPRIIGREIRNAVGGFLGGEQPTTWAVHPGGRSVLDRVEQGLELSDTALDESRAVLRDYGNMSSATILFILQRLLQSDLGEGDRVAALAFGPGLTVESALLTARTGGHA
- a CDS encoding methyltransferase domain-containing protein, with the protein product MTLAVRDTQLRELMDDPACDLSRLNATLRRFAVVNRLVSGWGAVYRSRVAPYLRGLGRPARVLDLGCGGGDVIARLAALARRDGLAAEWLGVDPDERAVSVATRYAGSGIRFEATDSGTLRSRGDRFDLVLSNHVLHHLDPAAFAAFRDDSLALVQGPSGGVVLHGDIARGHLAYGLYAVGITPLAPGSFLRTDGLRSIRRSYTAPELAAALGPGWRVEQPAPFRVLAVAEARHA
- a CDS encoding NAD(P)/FAD-dependent oxidoreductase, which translates into the protein MPDVVVVGAGPVGLLAAAELRRLGCDVTVIERRPVAGPGSRAIGLHSPSLAALEPGGYTERLLAEALRVDRGEARADGEVLGVVRFDRLSRRFPFVATLPQAATERVLTDAAPDVDRGVTVRGVVAERAAVRIDVERAEGPGEMRAAVVVVASGAGARDLVYRPGAVAVREYADRYLMSDAPAGGRPVAEVHLDRGGVLESFPMPGGLRRFVAWDPSPDEDAPAARTARLRAAVADRVGADEAASITGATSFRVRRAVAPRLRRGRVVVIGDAAHEVSPIGGQGMNLGLLDAATLAPLVAAWARRGDAPDAELARWERRRVASARRAAMLASLNTGLGRPLGAAGDRARRAALRVLLAGPGGRAFAHAYAMGLDLDA
- a CDS encoding DUF2255 family protein, translating into MSFSDVVNHLDATQVVAIITRRQDGSPTATPIWAVVIDGVPYVRSAYGEKAWWYRHVTAGREVAFAMRDGAVAERDKEAALELPRERVALEPVPVDDPINDRIDEALWAKYADAPSSVEETITPRARACTFRVVAP
- a CDS encoding DUF4166 domain-containing protein, translated to MSMFAEVLGSDFTRLHPMMQRRFGVGLASAEACVGRGVMSSIRRGPWWTVPFLHIGRLRNILVPDVGENVPFVIENYPYRDPFGRETVTFVREYAVRGTRRRFDATMIRDANRIVDYLGTHQHLAVDLDLAVDDRGGLELRSDAQRFYEGPVAFSFPMLFSGRAVLREWFDESDERFHVDLEVRNARFGFLFGYRGSFTCEWMPATDAPPRLKPRRHERRT
- a CDS encoding SRPBCC family protein, producing MDRIYVETAIAADVETVWRLTQDPVSHARWDIRFSRIDPDPRPESDATTPTRFRYERRTPLHTVRGTGVSVGERQRADGTRTSALRFHTRDRLSPIRSGHGFWRYVPDGDRTVFLTGYDYTPGWGPLDLIVRPLLGWATAWSFDRLRIWIETGVPPERWPLVSVVWWWRRDRPRAARCARTPTRARRGSGVATAPATLEALPDPKDGA